One segment of Argiope bruennichi chromosome 11, qqArgBrue1.1, whole genome shotgun sequence DNA contains the following:
- the LOC129956882 gene encoding uncharacterized protein LOC129956882, which translates to MSNPIVSQLKSLYRLSLQDISLRKMAVLLVSDPVKYISPSTVVYRDGEERIKLKHELFKSIVAELSLPESMREPLGNLLNPIFMEIYKWWKYHEFFLRSKHSIFDCPEYLKYLHWTHMGTVNYRKTAESMIRDEKLDINRRFKLACLYCLDEDIQNIWQKMSPLNKKCFYNNGQFPPCNDTGEIIIFWTCILKGRVGKLKSYLVGWVGHYSSIYQQAFELFAKNGYETATQYFFEKLTCEEKDASLVRTAEYVAEHVNDSFHPYTEVFYYLLTKMNTEQFQNVLEKSSCAILRSFMDWPRQDAFPEVAQLVLPFFVEYDYEMLQFVLLQQFKYLYNPSKLFQNLFLITPKGFRHSTNYLDNFFKRKDTENIKFMFTNMDPEETLELVMSRKALHKCYELVKEGKWDFLEFFMRESRLSKEDRERFAEAFNSNFSSLLELEIRERLTKVVNDIPTGTSNRDFSNCNKINQMDPMDFQPSGQPDEELIERPAKKIKKI; encoded by the coding sequence ATGTCAAATCCAATTGTTAGCCAACTCAAAAGTCTTTACAGGCTGTCCCTCCAAGACATTTCTCTAAGAAAAATGGCTGTCCTTTTGGTTAGTGACCCTGTCAAGTATATATCTCCCTCTACTGTGGTTTATAGAGATGGCgaggaaagaataaaattaaaacatgaacTGTTCAAAAGCATTGTAGCCGAACTCAGTTTACCTGAATCGATGAGGGAGCCGTTAGGTAATCTACTGAATcctatttttatggaaatatataaatgGTGGAAGTACCACGAGTTCTTTTTAAGATCGAAGCATTCAATTTTTGACTGTCCAGAATATCTAAAATACTTGCATTGGACACATATGGGGACTGTAAACTATCGGAAAACAGCTGAGTCAATGATCCGCGATGAAAAGTTGGACATCAACCGGCGATTTAAGTTAGCTTGTCTGTATTGCCTTGATGAAGATATTCAAAACATTTGGCAAAAAATGTCCCCGctgaataaaaagtgtttttataacaATGGGCAATTTCCTCCATGCAATGATACGGgagaaataattatcttttggACTTGCATCCTAAAAGGAAGAGTAGGTAAGTTAAAAAGCTATCTTGTGGGATGGGTAGGACACTACTCCTCTATTTATCAACAAGCTTTTGAATTGTTTGCGAAGAACGGTTATGAAACAGCgactcaatatttttttgaaaagttaacttGCGAAGAAAAAGATGCGTCATTGGTGAGAACGGCCGAATATGTAGCAGAACACGTGAATGACAGCTTTCATCCATACACCGAGGTTTTCTACTATTTGTTGACCAAGATGAATACGGAACAGTTTCAGAACGTTCTCGAGAAGTCATCGTGTGCAATCCTTAGAAGCTTTATGGATTGGCCACGGCAAGATGCTTTTCCTGAAGTTGCACAGCTTGTATTGCCTTTCTTTGTAGAATACGATTATGAAATGCTGCAGTTTGTTCTGTTACaacaatttaaatacttatataatcCTTCAAAACTTTTTCAGAATCTTTTTCTGATCACTCCTAAAGGTTTCAGACATTCcacaaattatttagataatttttttaaacgtaaagatactgaaaatatcaaatttatgtttACAAATATGGACCCTGAGGAAACGTTGGAACTTGTCATGAGTCGTAAAGCACTGCACAAGTGTTATGAACTAGTAAAAGAAGGCAAGTGggattttttggaattttttatgcgCGAATCCAGGTTGTCCAAAGAAGACAGAGAGAGGTTCGCGGAagcattcaattcaaatttttcatcacTATTAGAGCTGGAAATACGCGAACGCCTCACTAAGGTGGTGAACGATATTCCTACCGGTACGTCTAACCGGGACTTctcaaattgcaataaaataaatcagatgGATCCAATGGATTTTCAACCAAGTGGACAACCTGATGAAGAACTAATAGAAAGGCCagccaagaaaattaaaaagatttag